Within Primulina tabacum isolate GXHZ01 chromosome 5, ASM2559414v2, whole genome shotgun sequence, the genomic segment attatctaataaatttttcaaaacttgttataaatcctgggaggatgttaaaaCGACATctcacactcccggtaagggatacgacaagtataaaaggcGAAAagttttttaaacaaaatacctgatgacacctcattataaagtaaaatacatcttatttattattttgtaGGATAAAATGGATAACGATAGAAATTGGATGTATCGTCGGTTGGAGAATGGATTTCTAACGGCTGAATATTGTGTTGGTGTAGAGTCGTTTGTAACATTTGCACTTAGTCATCCTGAATGTTTATTAAATGGAAATATCCGTTGTCCTTGCAATCGAAAAAAATGTCAGAACCAAACATATTTAGATGAAGATACTGTCAAGGTTCATCTCGGTCGTTATGGATTTGTACCGGATTACTACAATTGGTATTTTCATGGAGAGGAATATATTCGCCCGTTCTATCCTAATTTTAATATGGAAGCTCCTTCGTCATCTTCTTCTCGTAGGGCACCACCAATTGCTCGAACTACATTTCCGGATTTTTTTGATACTATTGAAGAAAATGTTAACTTTGAAGAGAACCCTGAAAATGAGAATGAGAATTTTGGTGAAGAAAATCCTACAATAAATATTGGTCCTGAAGTTCCTGAAAGTCCAAACAGTTATATTAAATCATTGTATGAATGCATTAAATCAGCCGAGAAAGAAATTTGGGATGGAAATCCACACGGTCATTCTGTGTTGTCTGTGCTCGATTGGTTACTGAAGATGAAACATGAACACAACATGTCCGAGCGCAATTACAATGACATGTGTCAACTCATGTCAGAGTTATGTCCGTCTGATAACTACGTCCCTGATAGTTTTTACGCGTCCAAGAAAATTATCAAAGATCTAGGGCTTCCGGTTGAAAATATTGATGCATGCAAGAATAATTGTATGATATACTGGGGTGTTGACGATGTTTTAATAGAGTGTAAGATATGTGAACATCCTCGATACAAACGTAGTAGAAGTCGATCTCAAAATCCTCAGAAGAAGGGAATTCCATACAAGTTGATATATTATTTTCCGATCACTCCACGTTTGCAAAGACTGTATGATTCGAAAGCTACAGCGTCACATATGCTTTGGCATAATGATCATCATTTTGACAGTGACACTATGACACACCCTTCTGATTGTGCATCGCGGCGTCATTTTGACGCTTTGCATCCATCTATTTCATCAGAAATCCGAAATGTGATATTAGGATTGTCAACAGATGGATTTCAACCTTTTGGACAAAGTGGGCAGCAGTATTCGTCATGGCCTATCATTGTTACTCCATATAATTTACCACCTTGGATGTGTATGAAAGAGGAATACATGTTCTTGTCTGTGATTGCACCTGGACCGAGTAACCCGAAAGACAAATTGGACGTATTCCTTCAGCCGTTAATCGTCGAGCTACAATCCTTGTGGTCTAATGGTGTTCCCACGTACGATATTCACGCCCAACAAAATTTTAATATGCGTGCGGCTTTGATGTGGACGATAAGTGATTTTCCCGCATACGCAATGTTGTCTGGTTGGAGCACTTCCGGAAAACAAGCATGTCCTCACTGCATGTCTGATTCAGACGCCTTTACCTTGCCATGTAGTGGCAAGACATCATGGTTTGACAATCATCGGAAGTTTTTACCTGAAGATCATCCATTGCGTCGTAATAGGACAATGTTTCTAAGAGGTAAACAAGTGTTACAGTCGGCTCCTATCTCTAAACCTGGGGACGAATTACTCAATGAGTTGGACGAGTTTGGTTTCAGA encodes:
- the LOC142544474 gene encoding uncharacterized protein LOC142544474, which gives rise to MDNDRNWMYRRLENGFLTAEYCVGVESFVTFALSHPECLLNGNIRCPCNRKKCQNQTYLDEDTVKVHLGRYGFVPDYYNWYFHGEEYIRPFYPNFNMEAPSSSSSRRAPPIARTTFPDFFDTIEENVNFEENPENENENFGEENPTINIGPEVPESPNSYIKSLYECIKSAEKEIWDGNPHGHSVLSVLDWLLKMKHEHNMSERNYNDMCQLMSELCPSDNYVPDSFYASKKIIKDLGLPVENIDACKNNCMIYWGVDDVLIECKICEHPRYKRSRSRSQNPQKKGIPYKLIYYFPITPRLQRLYDSKATASHMLWHNDHHFDSDTMTHPSDCASRRHFDALHPSISSEIRNVILGLSTDGFQPFGQSGQQYSSWPIIVTPYNLPPWMCMKEEYMFLSVIAPGPSNPKDKLDVFLQPLIVELQSLWSNGVPTYDIHAQQNFNMRAALMWTISDFPAYAMLSGWSTSGKQACPHCMSDSDAFTLPCSGKTSWFDNHRKFLPEDHPLRRNRTMFLRGKQVLQSAPISKPGDELLNELDEFGFRPSYEIDSDTINKEICNLTRCGWRRRFHIGVRTL